From a single Pirellulaceae bacterium genomic region:
- a CDS encoding TIM barrel protein, translated as MFQAGNRRRFVRGSTQAVVAAMLAEGLGGRLQAADQGIVKMAGKIRHSVCKWCYPKIDIPTLCREGQKFGLQSIELLQPDQVAEVRKFDMTCAMVSSPSVKAPDGTSVGGITAAWNRVEYHDVLIEAYKLQIQKMRQVGVDNLICFSGNRQGMDDQQGLENCALGLKRLMPIAEAAGVTITMELLNSRVDHHDYMCDRTPWGVALCEAVGSDKFKLLYDIYHMQIMEGDVISTIRKHHQWISHFHTGGVPGRNEIDETQELNYAAIMRAIVEVGYTGFVGQEFIPIRDDKLASLRQGVEICNV; from the coding sequence ATGTTTCAAGCAGGCAATCGGCGGCGATTTGTTCGTGGTTCAACCCAGGCTGTGGTGGCGGCCATGTTGGCCGAAGGACTTGGCGGTCGGTTGCAGGCGGCAGATCAAGGTATCGTAAAAATGGCCGGCAAAATCAGACATTCAGTTTGCAAGTGGTGTTATCCCAAGATCGACATCCCGACATTATGTCGCGAGGGCCAAAAGTTTGGCCTGCAGTCGATCGAACTGCTGCAGCCCGACCAGGTCGCTGAAGTTCGCAAGTTTGACATGACCTGTGCCATGGTCTCCAGCCCAAGTGTTAAAGCGCCAGATGGCACGTCGGTGGGTGGAATCACGGCTGCTTGGAATCGCGTAGAATACCACGATGTGCTGATCGAGGCTTACAAACTGCAGATCCAAAAAATGCGCCAGGTTGGCGTTGATAATTTGATCTGCTTTTCCGGCAATCGACAGGGCATGGACGATCAGCAGGGTTTGGAGAATTGCGCTCTGGGATTGAAGCGATTGATGCCCATTGCCGAGGCGGCGGGCGTGACCATTACCATGGAATTGCTGAACAGCCGAGTCGACCACCACGATTACATGTGCGATCGTACGCCTTGGGGTGTAGCACTGTGCGAAGCGGTGGGGTCAGACAAGTTCAAACTGCTGTACGACATCTATCACATGCAGATTATGGAGGGTGACGTCATCTCCACCATTCGTAAGCATCATCAGTGGATCAGCCATTTTCATACCGGCGGCGTCCCCGGTCGTAACGAAATTGATGAGACTCAAGAGTTGAACTACGCTGCCATCATGCGCGCGATTGTCGAGGTGGGCTACACCGGATTCGTCGGGCAAGAATTTATCCCCATACGCGACGATAAACTCGCGTCGCTCAGACAGGGCGTCGAAATCTGCAACGTTTAA